Proteins from one Nymphalis io chromosome 23, ilAglIoxx1.1, whole genome shotgun sequence genomic window:
- the LOC126777598 gene encoding uncharacterized protein LOC126777598 isoform X2 yields the protein MKSVLKYTTYITFAVNVLICLGCPHETENVKAAYKSGEAFEQNMPITLENIKRKLKESGIFNWQDPKLTDRERKELTKLFEAVEIMTTSRARQPSNVQNIFYSLRMVERALKKQVKEGQISDTLAAKFRWEKLQERSTYHLDKKTNMRVFNINK from the exons ATTTGCGGTGAACGTCCTCATTTGTTTGGGATG CCCCCACGAAACGGAAAATGTGAAGGCTGCATACAAATCTGGCGAAGCGTTCGAACAGAATATGCCGATAACACTCGAGAACATCAAGAGGAAACTAAAAGAAAGCGGCATCTTTAACTGGCAGGACCCAAAGTTGACTGATCGAGAGAGAAAAGAACTTACCAAGTTATTCGAAGCTGTTGAAATCATG ACAACATCCCGTGCTCGTCAGCCATCGAACGTTCAAAACATATTCTATTCTTTACGGATGGTCGAGAGAGCGCTTAAGAAACAAGTGAAAGAGGGGCAGATATCAGATACATTGGCTGCGAAATTCCGCTGGGAAAAACT ACAAGAAAGGTCGACATACCATTTAGATAAGAAGACGAATATGAGAGTTTtcaacataaacaaataa
- the LOC126777598 gene encoding uncharacterized protein LOC126777598 isoform X1, with translation MKSVLKYTTYITFAVNVLICLGCPHETENVKAAYKSGEAFEQNMPITLENIKRKLKESGIFNWQDPKLTDRERKELTKLFEAVEIMTTSRARQPSNVQNIFYSLRMVERALKKQVKEGQISDTLAAKFRWEKLLPRRRQERSTYHLDKKTNMRVFNINK, from the exons ATTTGCGGTGAACGTCCTCATTTGTTTGGGATG CCCCCACGAAACGGAAAATGTGAAGGCTGCATACAAATCTGGCGAAGCGTTCGAACAGAATATGCCGATAACACTCGAGAACATCAAGAGGAAACTAAAAGAAAGCGGCATCTTTAACTGGCAGGACCCAAAGTTGACTGATCGAGAGAGAAAAGAACTTACCAAGTTATTCGAAGCTGTTGAAATCATG ACAACATCCCGTGCTCGTCAGCCATCGAACGTTCAAAACATATTCTATTCTTTACGGATGGTCGAGAGAGCGCTTAAGAAACAAGTGAAAGAGGGGCAGATATCAGATACATTGGCTGCGAAATTCCGCTGGGAAAAACT GTTACCACGACGCAGACAAGAAAGGTCGACATACCATTTAGATAAGAAGACGAATATGAGAGTTTtcaacataaacaaataa